One Leptolyngbya ohadii IS1 genomic window carries:
- a CDS encoding response regulator transcription factor yields the protein MRILLVEDDPVLADLLTQSLTQHRYAVDWVEDGALGLEYAQDAQYDLILTDVGLPRLDGITLCQRLRDIRCGTPVLMMTAKDASNDRIRGLDAGADDYLTKPINLEELLARVRALLRRGTGERSPLLELHDLKLDPIACTVTYANKPLHLTPKEYGLLELLLRYPARVFSLGNIIEHLWTFDDPPLEESVKSHIKGLRQKLKTAGAANWVENVYGLGYRLNPPNSSPLPLPPFPTTKPSQPSGSNTTPPCSIASRL from the coding sequence ATGAGAATATTGCTAGTCGAAGACGATCCGGTGCTGGCAGATTTGCTGACCCAATCCCTCACTCAACATCGGTATGCGGTGGACTGGGTTGAGGATGGCGCACTGGGGCTGGAGTATGCTCAGGACGCACAGTATGACCTGATCCTGACGGATGTTGGACTTCCCCGACTGGATGGAATTACCCTTTGCCAACGCCTGCGCGATATTCGCTGCGGAACGCCCGTGCTGATGATGACGGCAAAAGATGCCTCAAACGATCGCATTCGGGGACTGGATGCCGGAGCCGATGACTATCTCACCAAACCGATTAACCTGGAAGAACTCCTGGCACGAGTCCGGGCACTGCTGCGGCGCGGTACCGGAGAACGATCGCCCCTTCTGGAACTGCACGACCTGAAGCTTGACCCGATCGCCTGCACCGTCACCTATGCCAACAAACCCCTGCACCTCACCCCCAAAGAATATGGTCTGCTAGAACTCTTGCTGCGCTATCCGGCTCGCGTCTTCAGCCTGGGCAATATCATTGAACACCTGTGGACGTTCGACGATCCGCCCCTGGAAGAGAGCGTCAAATCCCACATCAAAGGACTCCGCCAAAAGCTCAAAACCGCAGGCGCAGCCAACTGGGTCGAAAACGTCTACGGACTAGGCTATCGCCTCAACCCCCCTAATTCTTCCCCCCTGCCTCTTCCCCCATTCCCTACAACCAAGCCCTCTCAGCCCTCTGGCTCAAACACCACTCCACCATGCTCGATCGCCTCCAGACTCTGA
- a CDS encoding peptidoglycan-binding domain-containing protein, whose amino-acid sequence MFTNQKSNDTEQLKPAADPILQKGSSGNAVVTLQQLLNTCGYGLVVDGLFGQATERAVIQFQQRLAIIADGIVGTQTWKALRQANQPIMLTETCRYYDPFNYPHQTAALIWLQQQIPGNVMAEFSLRWRNHIEH is encoded by the coding sequence ATGTTTACCAATCAAAAGTCTAACGATACGGAGCAACTTAAACCTGCGGCTGATCCAATTCTTCAAAAAGGCAGTTCCGGAAACGCCGTAGTGACGCTGCAACAGTTGCTCAACACCTGCGGCTATGGTCTGGTCGTGGATGGCTTGTTCGGACAAGCAACCGAGCGTGCTGTGATTCAATTTCAGCAGCGGCTTGCAATCATTGCAGATGGGATCGTCGGCACTCAAACCTGGAAAGCTCTGCGTCAGGCAAATCAGCCCATTATGCTCACGGAGACCTGCCGCTACTACGATCCGTTCAACTATCCCCATCAAACCGCTGCTCTAATCTGGCTGCAACAGCAAATTCCTGGCAATGTCATGGCAGAGTTCAGCCTGCGATGGCGCAATCATATTGAACATTAG
- a CDS encoding response regulator has product MLDRLQTLKQAAAALEQNQLQPELRYSAEQAAHKLAGVLGMFERDAGTAVARQLEDLLSGSEPLKLKQIRSLLHPLIEIINTPVSEVSAVEISETSPEVSLGISPEVSPKISLEATAVLPSSRSAMLDRPHASVLAVDDDPVILEMLKTVLEPWGIQVTGLSDSSQFWQTLRAVSPDLLILDVEMPQIGGIDLCQSLRSELEWQALPVVFLTAHRGSTIIQQVFSVGADDYVSKPVMEAELVARINNRLDRSRLLQTLSRQEPMTGLLNQPASSHALKNLLSAYPQGCLLLFQIQNLRQIQRRYGHAAGHLVLQRWGKLFQQRLPDNSVMGYWGEGEFVVGLPQISAAQVTEAIGDLLAGLKQQVFKAPVENQFVEKVGKITGKITDRFQVQWDWMIVSFPDRGQTVESLYEAAWTAVEGGRGNERESG; this is encoded by the coding sequence ATGCTCGATCGCCTCCAGACTCTGAAGCAGGCAGCGGCGGCATTAGAGCAAAATCAGCTTCAGCCAGAACTGCGGTATTCAGCAGAACAGGCAGCCCATAAGCTAGCAGGGGTTTTGGGTATGTTTGAGCGAGATGCAGGCACAGCAGTCGCCCGGCAACTTGAGGATTTGCTATCTGGATCAGAACCGCTGAAGCTAAAGCAAATTCGATCGCTGCTGCACCCGTTAATAGAAATTATCAATACCCCTGTTTCAGAAGTGTCAGCAGTAGAAATATCTGAAACATCACCAGAAGTATCACTAGGAATATCACCAGAAGTATCACCAAAAATATCACTAGAAGCTACAGCAGTCCTGCCGTCATCCAGGTCAGCCATGCTCGATCGCCCCCATGCCTCTGTGCTGGCGGTTGATGATGATCCGGTGATTCTGGAAATGCTCAAGACGGTGCTGGAACCCTGGGGAATTCAGGTGACGGGCTTATCTGATTCGAGTCAATTCTGGCAGACGCTCAGGGCAGTTTCGCCGGATCTGCTGATTTTAGATGTGGAAATGCCCCAAATCGGCGGGATTGATCTCTGTCAGTCACTGCGATCGGAGTTGGAATGGCAGGCATTGCCCGTCGTATTTCTCACCGCTCATCGAGGATCAACCATCATTCAGCAGGTCTTTTCCGTCGGTGCAGATGATTATGTGAGCAAGCCCGTCATGGAGGCAGAGCTGGTTGCCCGAATTAACAATCGGCTGGATCGATCGCGTCTCCTGCAAACCCTTTCCCGTCAGGAACCGATGACCGGGTTACTCAATCAACCTGCATCCAGCCATGCCCTGAAAAACCTTCTGTCTGCTTATCCACAGGGATGTCTACTGCTGTTCCAGATTCAGAACTTACGGCAGATTCAGCGCAGGTATGGTCACGCCGCAGGGCATTTGGTTTTACAGCGATGGGGCAAACTCTTTCAGCAGCGGCTTCCTGACAATTCTGTGATGGGTTACTGGGGGGAGGGGGAATTTGTGGTGGGATTACCTCAGATTTCGGCAGCGCAGGTAACGGAAGCGATCGGCGATTTGTTAGCCGGATTAAAGCAGCAGGTATTTAAAGCCCCTGTTGAGAATCAATTTGTTGAAAAGGTTGGGAAGATAACTGGCAAAATAACCGATCGCTTTCAGGTGCAGTGGGATTGGATGATCGTTTCATTTCCCGATCGGGGACAAACGGTAGAATCACTGTATGA
- a CDS encoding methyltransferase — translation MQTQERSIPIEKNAVMNLQPAPDPARIFEIGFGFLPAKVLLTAVKLEVFTVLGDRAMTGEELRQVLELHPRGIYDFLDTLVALGFLGRDGNGMEGRYHNTETTALFLDKQQPSYVGGILEMSNDRLFKFWNDLEPALKTGKPQNETKYDQKPIFDLLYEDSARLEQFINAMSGISRGNFQAFAEKFDFSPYKTLCDVGGASGLLTRLVAQQHSHLQCTTFDLPQVEPIARKSIERDGLSDRIQIVSGDFFEDALPKADVITMGMILHDWNLDNKKHLIRLAYEALPENGAFVAIENLIDDQRRQNAFGLMMSLNMLIEFGDAFDFTGADFWSWCQEAGFRRYEVIHLAGPCSAAIAYK, via the coding sequence ATGCAAACGCAAGAACGATCGATCCCCATAGAAAAAAACGCTGTAATGAATTTACAGCCTGCCCCCGACCCCGCTCGTATTTTTGAAATTGGCTTTGGGTTTCTGCCCGCCAAAGTTCTGTTAACGGCTGTCAAGCTGGAAGTTTTCACCGTTTTAGGCGATCGGGCAATGACGGGAGAGGAACTGCGACAGGTACTCGAACTGCATCCGAGGGGTATCTACGATTTTCTGGATACACTGGTGGCGCTGGGTTTTCTGGGCAGAGACGGTAACGGAATGGAAGGACGCTATCACAACACGGAAACTACTGCCCTATTTCTGGATAAACAGCAGCCCAGCTATGTCGGCGGTATTCTGGAAATGAGCAACGATCGCCTGTTCAAATTCTGGAACGATCTGGAACCAGCGCTGAAAACAGGCAAGCCACAGAACGAGACGAAGTATGATCAGAAACCCATATTTGATCTGCTCTACGAAGACAGCGCCAGACTGGAGCAGTTTATCAACGCTATGTCAGGCATTTCTCGCGGCAATTTCCAGGCATTTGCCGAAAAGTTTGATTTTTCTCCTTACAAAACACTATGCGACGTAGGTGGGGCTTCCGGTCTACTGACTCGCCTGGTAGCGCAGCAGCATTCCCATCTTCAATGCACCACGTTTGATCTGCCCCAGGTCGAACCGATCGCCCGTAAATCGATCGAGCGTGACGGTTTATCGGATCGAATTCAGATCGTTTCGGGTGATTTCTTTGAGGATGCCCTGCCGAAAGCCGACGTGATCACGATGGGAATGATTTTGCACGACTGGAATTTAGACAACAAGAAACATCTGATTCGACTGGCTTACGAAGCTTTACCTGAAAACGGTGCCTTTGTCGCAATCGAAAATCTGATTGATGACCAGCGCCGTCAGAATGCTTTTGGATTAATGATGTCGCTGAATATGCTGATCGAGTTTGGCGATGCGTTTGACTTTACGGGAGCAGACTTCTGGAGCTGGTGTCAGGAAGCAGGCTTCAGACGCTATGAAGTTATTCACCTGGCGGGACCGTGCAGTGCAGCGATCGCCTACAAGTAG